The segment AGCCACCGCGCGGTCACGCCCGGTCGTCGTCGGCGACTTGAGAATCAGCGTGTCCGACATCAAACCAGCCAACAGCAAACCGGCGATGGAGGCCGGCGGCGTCAGCCCGGCCGCCAGGATGCGTTCGCATACCAGCGTCGAGGTGCTACCCACCGGGTCAACGGTGAACGGGATAGGGGTCTTGGTCGGCGGGTTACCCAGCCGGTGATGGTCGAGCACTTCGATCAAGTCGGCTTCGTCCAACGCGCCAATCGCCTGCGCCGCCTCGTTGTGATCCACCAGAATGATCTGCATACGCGGCGGATTCAAAACGTCAGGCGAGCGGCAAATGCCAAAATACGTACCATCGTCACGGACGACGAAGAAGTCGTCGCGCTCTTCGCGCACGGCCCGCCCGCGCCCGTCGCGCACGCGCATCGAAGTGGCAAAGCGCGGCACTTCAGTATCCATCGCGTCGCCGCACGGAACCGAGAGCACCCGCGACACTGAGACGTTATCCAAATCAACCCGCTCTTCCATCTGGCGCGAGAAAAACTTGAAGACGCTGTTGCCTGTCACCAGGCCCAGTGGCTTGCCACTCGCGTCCACGATGGGCGCGCCCGAATTGCCGGTGGAGGCCACCGCCCAGGCCTCACGCAGAGGCCGGTCGGGCAGAATGGGCGGCAGGGCGCGGGCAATGCGTTCAAAGCGCGGCGAGGCATCGGCCAGGTATTGCGGCGGCTCCAGGCCGACAGTCTTGAGCACCCACGAGGTTTGCGGGTTCACCGCCCCGGCCCGCGCCGGAATGGCGTTGAGGCGGTCGCGCTCACGCAGAAGCCAGGCGTAGCCCATCGCCGAAGCAATCGCGTCCGTGTCCGGGTTGAGGTGGCCGATGATGTGGACGGGCGAAATCATGAACACACTTTACTTGATAACAATCGTTCCTGCAATTGCCCTGTCCGGTTCGCGCTGGCCGGGCTGAGAGACCGGCAGGCGCTCGCCCGTCGTCCAATCGTACATCCCGACCATGAGATCATAACTGCCGGAAGGCAGGTCTGCTGGAAGCGTCAGAGTCAAACGATGCTCGACGACTTCGCCCGCGTGCCACTGTGACGTGGGATACCAACCGGCGCAGGGTTCGCCGTCTACGCCGGTGATGAACGGCTGGCTGGCTGAAACCAGATGGGCAAAAACCGTGTACGGGATTTCCGAGGGCGCTATGTCGCGCCAGCGAAACAGAATCGAAACCGGCTCCCCCGGTGAAGCCGCCTCTGACGTGGGTTGCAGCGCCAGCAATTCAAACTGATCGCCAAACCGGGCCAGGGCTTCGCCAGCGCCGGACAGGCTCACCTGCCCTGCCGGCACCTCAAGCAAAGCGGCGTGTTGATACGCTTCCGGCTCGTGAAGAATGTCGGTCTGAGTTGCGGCTGGATACTGCGCCAGGATGGACGGTATCCATTTTGGCAAAGTGGCAAACGTCGTCTCGCGAGTCGCGCGGGCCGGGTAGGCAAAACACGTCTGGCCGTTGATGAGGCGCAAGTCGTTCGACGATAACTCACGGGCGAGCCGCGTGCCAGGGTGATTCAGGGCGGCTTCGTCCAGCATCAAATAGCCCGTCTCGGCCTGCGCCGCCGCTTGAGTCATTTGGTGAAGACCGACTTCAAAGGCTTCAAAAAGGCCGGGTTGTTTTGGATAACGCCCAAAGTAGTCGAAGATGTTTAGCCCGGCAGAGAAGGCCAATGACAAAATAACTGCCGCCCACAACGGGCGGCGGTTTCCCGCCCACTCCAGCGAAGCCGTCACGCCGAGCGCGGGCAGAATGACCAATATCGGCGCCAGCCCCAGCGTCCGGCCAAAGCCCGGCGCGCCATCGCTCAGAATCATCGGGATCGTGTTAACCGCCAGCGCCACGAAGACGGCGAGATGACTTCGCCAATGGGCGCGAGCGCGAAGCGCGGTCAGCACGCCGAGCCACATCCAGATCGAAGTCACCCAATCAAACGCCGGTCGCCCGGCCAGGTTGTGGCGAGGCCGGGGGTCGCCCTGAAAGTTGAAAGAGAGCAAGGTCTTGAAGAGGTTATCAACGTAAACAGGCAGGCCGCCCGCGCGCGCCCCGACGCTGGTGAAAGCGATGCGGGCCAGGAACCATTGCGGGTTCTGCCAGAAGAAGAGGCCGAGTGGCGCGTAGACAAGCAATGCGGCCACAAAGAATATCGAACCGAACTTGAAAATAGAAGCGAGTCTTCGGTCGGCCAGGATAAAGAAGACCAGCAGGGCTTGCAGAGGGAGGACGCGCGCGCCGGGGTTGGTGTACTGGCTAAGGCCGAGCGCGGCCCCGGCCAGGGCGAAGGCGGGCCACGTTTTGTGATGCCAGGCCCAGGCGACGAGGCCAAGCGTAGCAATGGCAAACAGCGGCACGCTGATCGTCTCCAGCCCCAGCCGCGACCAGTGAACGTGCCAGAGCAAGACGCTCAACACCCCGGCGCTGATCAGGCCAACGATCTCGGCGCGAGGGTGCTGGCGGTAAAGCTGGCGGGCCGACCAGAATGTGGTCGGCACGGTGAGCGCGCCGAGGAGAGCCGAGAGGGCGCGCGCGCCGTAGTAGCCCGGCCCGAATAATTTGAACCAGCCGGCCAGCAACCAAAAGAAACCCGCTTCGATGCCATCATAATCGGTGACGTAAATGGGAGCGCGAAGGCCGCGCACAATCTCCAGCGCCACCAGCGACTTGTGCCCTTCGTCGAACCAGTAGCCGGGCGGCAGAGTTGTGAGTTGCCAGTAGCGAAGAAAAAAGGCCGCCAGGGTGATGGCGGCAAGGGTTAAGAGAGTCGCCCGGCGTCGCCCGGCAACGTCAGGCACAAAGCCCGCCTGCGCGGGCCGAGGCAATGTCACGGATAAACTTTCCAGCCCAGGGCGTCCAGATCGCCGTTCACTTTAAATTCGTCGGGCAAGTCCACCAGCGTCAGGTCGGCTTCCACGGCCACCGTGCCGTCGGGCAGGCGCACCTCGCCTACCGCTTGCGCGATGCGACCCCGCATTTTGACTCGCCTGCCGATGATGACCAGCGGCGTGTTCACCGGAACCGGGCGGCGATACTTCACTTCCATTTTGGCCGTCATCATGAAGTGATTGGGATCGTCAATCATCGAGATGCGCCCGACGACTTCGTCGAGAATGGAGGCCACAATGCCGCCGTGGGCCACGCCGGGGTAGCCGTTGTATTCGGGGGGAATGGTGTACTCGCAACGAACCTCATCCACGCCGTTGTCGTAGAAAACCAGTTTGAGGCCAACCGGGTTCTGCAGGCCGCAGACAAAACACGTTTGAGAGTTGGGTTGTTTGTTTCGACTCATTGAGGTTTGCCCGCCGCCTGCCAACGCTCCCACGCGCCCAGGCCGTCGTAAGCGGCGTACTTGTAAGCGTCGGCCAGTGTTGGGTAGTTGTAAACAGCGTTGATAAAGGCATCTATCGTGCCGTCGGTTGCCATCACCTGCGCGCCAATGTGAATCAGTTCCGACGACATCTCGCCGATGAGATGAACACCCAGCAGTTTCTTGTCAATGGGCGAAAACACCAGCTTGATCATGCCGCTCAGGTCGCCAATGATCTGGCCGCGCGGGTTGTTTTCGTAGTAAGCCCGGCCGACAAGGCACGGGATTTTTTTCTCGTGACACTCTTCTTCGGCCAGGCCCACCATTGAAATTTCCGGGATAGTGTAAATCGCCAGCGGCAGGGTGGGCGATACTTGCTCTTTGTATCGCAAGCCGAAGGCATGAACCATTGCCACCCGCGCCTGCTCCATTGAGGTTGAGGCCAGCGCCGGGAAGCCAATCACGTCGCCCGCCGCGTAAATGTTGGGGACGTTCGTCTGGTATTTTTCATTCACCAGAATCAACCCTCGGTTGCCCGACTGAACCCCAACCGCCTCCAGCCCCAGCCCCTGAGTGTTACTCTGCCGCCCGGCGGCAAACAGGGCAATATCACACTCCAACTGTTCTCCGCCCTGCAAGGCGAGGTGTACGTGATCGTCGCTCGTCTCTACCTTGAGCACCCGATCGCTGAAAATGAAGCGCAAGCCCAATGACTCAAGGCGCTTTTGCAGACGGCCGGCTATTTCACCGTCGGCAAACGCCAGCAGACGATCCCGCGACTCGACGAGGGTGACGTTGACACCCAGCGCGGTGAAGATCGAGGCATACTCACAACCGATAACGCCGCCGCCGATCACCGCCATTGTCTTGGGAATCTGGCTCATATGGAGAATTGAGTCGGAGTCGTAAATCAAGCGGTGGTCAAAGGGGATGCCGTCGGGATGGTGAGGCGATGACCCGGTCGCGATCAGGATGATGTCAGTTTCAAGATCAAGCTCTTCGCCGAATGATTTACGCACATGAACCGTGTGGGCGTCTTCCAGTGACGCTTCGCCCCACACCACTTCGATTTCGTGGCGCTCAAGATTACGGCCAATGATCTTCCACTCGTTCTCGACCACAATCTGCTTGCGGTACATGAAGTCGGCCACGGTCAGGCCGTCCTTGAGCGAATAATCGATTCCATAGAGTCCCCGCTGGCGCAAGCCGGAAAAGTAGAGCGCCGTCTCGCGCAGAGTCTTGGAGGGCACCGTGCCGGTGTTAATGCCCGCGCCGCCCGGGTGCTCGGCCCGCTCCACCAGCGCCACCCTCTTGCCAAAATAGGCGGCCTGGGCCGCGCCCTTCTCCCCTGCCGGGCCGGAGCCGATGACGACCAGATCGTAATGAGTGCTCATACGCCAAATTCTACACGATCTGCCATATAATGTTTTCGGTCAACCCCTCGCGGGTTTCAGAAACCTGTGAGGGTGCGTCAGGAGGCGTGTGCTAATGGAAATCGAAGCCAAATACTCTGTGCCAGATGAGGGCGTGTTTAGTGAATTACTCGCCATTGCTCGCCTGGCCGATTACAAATTTCGTGCTACAGGCGACAAATGCGTGACCGATTATTATCTGGACACTGAAAACCGCGATATTTTGCGCGGTGGCTATGCGCTCCGAATTCGTCAGGGCGAATCGGAGAACTGGAAGAACACCCTCAAAGGCTTGAGCGGCGCGGACGGCGCGATTCATCAGCGCGAAGAAATAGAAGTGGAAACACCGGCGAAGGCGGCGCCGGCAGAATGGCCCGACGGCCCGGCCAAAGACCTAGCCCTAAGGCTCAGTGGCGGCCAACCCTTGATCGAGTTATTCGTGATTCAACAAGACCGCATCGGGCGCGAAGTCAAACAGGGCCGGCGGCGAGTCGGTCTGGCATCGTTGGATACGGTCGAAATCGAGGCCGGGGAGCACAAGGCAACTTTTCACGAACTGGAGATCGAGCTGGCCCAAACCGGCAAACTGGAAGATTTGCAGGCGCTCGGCGAGTTGCTGGACCCGTACAAGCTGGAGCCGCAATCGCTCTCCAAGTTCGAGCGGGCGCTGGCGCTTCTCGATGGACTTGTTGAATCCAGGCCCCGGAAAGAAAAGAAGAAGCACCCCGGCGTTCGCGCCAGTGAGTCAATAGCCGAAGCCGGGCGAAAAATTTTGCGCTTTCACTTTGAGCGCATGTTGGCGAACGAGGAAGGAACGCGGGACGGATCGGACATTGAAGCCCTGCACGACATGCGCGTCGCCACGCGCCGCCAGCGGGCGGCTTTTCGCATCGTGGCTTCGCACTTCAAGCGCAAGGCCGTCCGCCCCTTCCGCGACGAACTGCAAGCACTGGCTGGCCGCCTCGGCGCGGTGCGCGACCTGGATGTCCTCATCGAGGCCGCCAGTGAATACGCCTCGGCGCTAAACGCCGCCGAGGCCAAAGCTTTTCAGCCGCTGTTGGATGACTGGAGCGGCAAACGCAACGCCGCCCGCGAGGCTCTGCTCAAGTATCTGAACAGTGAGTCGTACCGCGCTTTCAAAGACTCTTACGCCGGCTTTCTGGAGACAGCCGGCGCGGGCGTGAGGGCAACCGACTCCGAATCGCCAAAGCCGCGACTGGTCAGCCAGGTTCTGCCAACCGAGATTTGGAATCACTACGGCCAGCTTCAGGCGTATGAATCAATTTTGCCATGGGCGCCGATCCAGACGCTTCACGCTTTGCGAATTGAGGGTAAACGACTCAGATACCTGCTGGAATTTTTCCGCGAGGCGCTCGGCCCCAACGTTGATGAGACTATCACGGCGATGGTGGCTTTGCAAGACCACCTCGGCGAATTGCACGATACAGATGTAGCGATCCACTTGCTCCGCGAGTTTCTGGTGCGCAATGCTCAGGCGTTGCCGCTGGAAACAATGTCTGCCGTAGGCGGCTACCTGAAGGCCAGAGAAGCAAGATTGAAAACGCTTCAGCGCACGATCCGGCGGCCCTGGGCAAAGGTGAGCGGCAAACATTTCCGGCGCGCCCTGGCCCGCATGGTTGCCGGATTGTAGCTTGCAAGCCGACTATTCTCGTCTATACTTTACCCAGTGACTCCCAAAAAGATCATCATTGACACCGACCCGGGCATAGATGACTCGCTGGCCGTGTTGTTGGCCCTGGCCTCGCCCGAACTCCAGGTAGAGGCCTTGACGGTGGTCAGCGGCAATTGTGTTGTCGAGACCGGAGTTAGCAATGCCCTCAGCGTCCTGGAACTGGCCGGCGCGGCGCACATTCCGGTTGCCTCCGGGATGGGCATCCCGCTGATTCAGCCGTTGTTGATCGCGCCGGAGACTCACGGGGAGGCCGGCATTGGCTACGCCCGGCTGTCGCCGCCGGTGACGCCGCCAACCCGGCAACATGCCGTTGATTTGCTCATCGAAAAAATTCTGGCCGCGCCAGGCGAGATCACCCTGGTGGCTATTGGCCCGCTAACGAATGTCGCCCTGGCCCTCCGCCGCGAACCTAAAATCGTCTCTGCCGTCCACGAAGTGATACTCATGGGCGGCGCTATCCGTCACGGCGGCAACACCACCCCGCTGGCCGAATTCAACGTTTATTGCGATCCCCATGCCGCTCACATCGTTTTTCACTCCGGCCTGCCCATCACCCTTGTGCCGTTGGACGTGACCTATCAAGTGATCCTGACTCAGCAGGATGTGGATCGGCTGTTAGCCATCCCTTCGCCCGTCTCCCGCTTCATCGCCGACGCCACCCGCTTCTACATGGAGTTTCACGACGAGCACCAGAACATCGAGGGCTGTGTCATCAACGATCCGCTGGCCCTGGCGCTGGCCTTCGCGCCCCAGCTTGTGGAAACAGAATCGCTGTTCGTGGATGTTGACATTTCCGGCGGCGTTTCCACCGGCAAAACGTTCGCCGACTTTTACCGGATGCAGAAGAAGCCGCCAAACATGAAAGTAGCAATGGGAGTCCACGCCCGCGACTTCATCGAACTGTTTTTGCGCCGCATGGAAACCCTTTGCAAAACACTACAATAGACTTTAAAAGAGGAGAGAGTAAAATGTCAACAATGATCAACTCAATCAAAAAAGAATTCACAACCCGGACGCTGGTGTTGATCCCCATCGCCATCGCCATCAACATCGCTGTCGGGGAATTGGTCACCCGCTTAAAACTGCCGGTGTACCTCGATAGTATCGGCACGGTGCTAGTGGGCGCAATTGCCGGACCCTGGGCCGGGTTGGTCACAGGGGCGCTGGCCAATCTGATCTGGGGCTTTATCAACCCGTTCGCGGCTGCCTTCTTTTACGTGGCGGCAGTCATTGGTGTCATGGCCGGTCTGGCCGGTCGTTGGGGAGCGTTCGACCGCACTTCACCACGCTGGCTGTCGGTAGTGGTTGGCGCTGTATTCCTGTTTACCCTGACGCTGTTCGTCCTCTCTTTCATCAATCTCGAGGTGGCGGACGGTTTCGCCGTCTTTCCGAATATGGCTGACCTACTCAGACAATATGCAGTAGTCTTCATTCTAGTCATTGTCATCGGAGGCGCGATTGGCTATTTCCTGTTGCAAAACGGGGCTTATGCCGGCATTGCCGGGTTGATCACGGGCGTGGTTGCCGCCATTATCTCGGCCCCAACCGCCGCCATCGTGTTCGGCGGCGTCACCGGCTCTGGCACTGATTTATTGGTGGCCGCCTTTCGCGCCAGCGGCGCGGGCATTCTGGCTTCGGCCCTGGCGCAGGGCACTGTGTCTGATCCGTTTGACAAAATGTTATCTTTTATGCTGGTCTGGGCAATTCTCCGCGCCCTGCCGGTCCGCTTCAAAGCGCGATGAGCGCCATCTTCAGCATGTATGTAGCCCGCGAAAGCGGGCTACATGGCCTTCATCCCCTTACCAAGCTTACACTTACTTTCTGTCTATTTACCGCCTCCTTTGCCCTGCCGTGGCCCTGGGTGCCCTATGCATTGACGGCTATCGTTGTCTTGCCACTGGCGGTGTGGGGTCGAGTAGCAGTGCCGTTTCTGAGAGGGGCGCGGAATCTCGTTCTTCCATTTGCC is part of the Chloroflexota bacterium genome and harbors:
- a CDS encoding glycosyltransferase family 39 protein, which translates into the protein MTLPRPAQAGFVPDVAGRRRATLLTLAAITLAAFFLRYWQLTTLPPGYWFDEGHKSLVALEIVRGLRAPIYVTDYDGIEAGFFWLLAGWFKLFGPGYYGARALSALLGALTVPTTFWSARQLYRQHPRAEIVGLISAGVLSVLLWHVHWSRLGLETISVPLFAIATLGLVAWAWHHKTWPAFALAGAALGLSQYTNPGARVLPLQALLVFFILADRRLASIFKFGSIFFVAALLVYAPLGLFFWQNPQWFLARIAFTSVGARAGGLPVYVDNLFKTLLSFNFQGDPRPRHNLAGRPAFDWVTSIWMWLGVLTALRARAHWRSHLAVFVALAVNTIPMILSDGAPGFGRTLGLAPILVILPALGVTASLEWAGNRRPLWAAVILSLAFSAGLNIFDYFGRYPKQPGLFEAFEVGLHQMTQAAAQAETGYLMLDEAALNHPGTRLARELSSNDLRLINGQTCFAYPARATRETTFATLPKWIPSILAQYPAATQTDILHEPEAYQHAALLEVPAGQVSLSGAGEALARFGDQFELLALQPTSEAASPGEPVSILFRWRDIAPSEIPYTVFAHLVSASQPFITGVDGEPCAGWYPTSQWHAGEVVEHRLTLTLPADLPSGSYDLMVGMYDWTTGERLPVSQPGQREPDRAIAGTIVIK
- a CDS encoding nucleoside hydrolase, with translation MLYPVTPKKIIIDTDPGIDDSLAVLLALASPELQVEALTVVSGNCVVETGVSNALSVLELAGAAHIPVASGMGIPLIQPLLIAPETHGEAGIGYARLSPPVTPPTRQHAVDLLIEKILAAPGEITLVAIGPLTNVALALRREPKIVSAVHEVILMGGAIRHGGNTTPLAEFNVYCDPHAAHIVFHSGLPITLVPLDVTYQVILTQQDVDRLLAIPSPVSRFIADATRFYMEFHDEHQNIEGCVINDPLALALAFAPQLVETESLFVDVDISGGVSTGKTFADFYRMQKKPPNMKVAMGVHARDFIELFLRRMETLCKTLQ
- the sthA gene encoding Si-specific NAD(P)(+) transhydrogenase, producing the protein MSTHYDLVVIGSGPAGEKGAAQAAYFGKRVALVERAEHPGGAGINTGTVPSKTLRETALYFSGLRQRGLYGIDYSLKDGLTVADFMYRKQIVVENEWKIIGRNLERHEIEVVWGEASLEDAHTVHVRKSFGEELDLETDIILIATGSSPHHPDGIPFDHRLIYDSDSILHMSQIPKTMAVIGGGVIGCEYASIFTALGVNVTLVESRDRLLAFADGEIAGRLQKRLESLGLRFIFSDRVLKVETSDDHVHLALQGGEQLECDIALFAAGRQSNTQGLGLEAVGVQSGNRGLILVNEKYQTNVPNIYAAGDVIGFPALASTSMEQARVAMVHAFGLRYKEQVSPTLPLAIYTIPEISMVGLAEEECHEKKIPCLVGRAYYENNPRGQIIGDLSGMIKLVFSPIDKKLLGVHLIGEMSSELIHIGAQVMATDGTIDAFINAVYNYPTLADAYKYAAYDGLGAWERWQAAGKPQ
- a CDS encoding CHAD domain-containing protein, encoding MEIEAKYSVPDEGVFSELLAIARLADYKFRATGDKCVTDYYLDTENRDILRGGYALRIRQGESENWKNTLKGLSGADGAIHQREEIEVETPAKAAPAEWPDGPAKDLALRLSGGQPLIELFVIQQDRIGREVKQGRRRVGLASLDTVEIEAGEHKATFHELEIELAQTGKLEDLQALGELLDPYKLEPQSLSKFERALALLDGLVESRPRKEKKKHPGVRASESIAEAGRKILRFHFERMLANEEGTRDGSDIEALHDMRVATRRQRAAFRIVASHFKRKAVRPFRDELQALAGRLGAVRDLDVLIEAASEYASALNAAEAKAFQPLLDDWSGKRNAAREALLKYLNSESYRAFKDSYAGFLETAGAGVRATDSESPKPRLVSQVLPTEIWNHYGQLQAYESILPWAPIQTLHALRIEGKRLRYLLEFFREALGPNVDETITAMVALQDHLGELHDTDVAIHLLREFLVRNAQALPLETMSAVGGYLKAREARLKTLQRTIRRPWAKVSGKHFRRALARMVAGL
- a CDS encoding PaaI family thioesterase, whose protein sequence is MSRNKQPNSQTCFVCGLQNPVGLKLVFYDNGVDEVRCEYTIPPEYNGYPGVAHGGIVASILDEVVGRISMIDDPNHFMMTAKMEVKYRRPVPVNTPLVIIGRRVKMRGRIAQAVGEVRLPDGTVAVEADLTLVDLPDEFKVNGDLDALGWKVYP
- a CDS encoding DHH family phosphoesterase yields the protein MISPVHIIGHLNPDTDAIASAMGYAWLLRERDRLNAIPARAGAVNPQTSWVLKTVGLEPPQYLADASPRFERIARALPPILPDRPLREAWAVASTGNSGAPIVDASGKPLGLVTGNSVFKFFSRQMEERVDLDNVSVSRVLSVPCGDAMDTEVPRFATSMRVRDGRGRAVREERDDFFVVRDDGTYFGICRSPDVLNPPRMQIILVDHNEAAQAIGALDEADLIEVLDHHRLGNPPTKTPIPFTVDPVGSTSTLVCERILAAGLTPPASIAGLLLAGLMSDTLILKSPTTTGRDRAVAERLAGWALNSGGFPFESYQDFGSAVLAAGAGLAVRDVESIVNTDLKIYEGGGIKFGVAQVEVASLLELTQRLDEVSAGLEAMSRAKGLGLAVLMVTDVVRGASRLVLTGQAERLNELPYTRLADGTLDAPDLVSRKKQLLPAILGLLE